The Amphiura filiformis chromosome 15, Afil_fr2py, whole genome shotgun sequence region gtgctcgcttcaggcctttgggccttttgagcatctcctcattcaaatgttgtgtcttttatattttgtatgtcgatttgaatgaaaataaaatgatgatgtgatgatgatgatttacaTCATTTCccacagagtcgtgagatatgtcaaacttttcccttggtcataaggaacaaaaaggtcagtggtcgcatatctgtaggatcattggttaataagatatattcactttattttttatttttgaccaaatatcctagagagtcgtggcatatgtcaaatttttcctctggtcataggaacagaaaagtcagtggtcgcatatctgtaggatcattggttaatgagatatagtcactttttttttaaattttgtgcacttaaccctctatctttttaaccacatatcctcgagtcgtgccatatgtcgaatttttcctctggtcataagggaaaaaaagtcagtggtcgcatatctgtaggatcatcggttaatgagatatagtcacttttttgtacgttgtgcacttaaccctctttttttacttctggatatcgtttggagtcaaatgatttttcattttaaagcttatgatatattttctaaacacgaaataaaacaaaattgaccgcgagccgactttacagctgtttcgagatggacggtcacatatattcattaacatattaaatcgtttatcccttttggtcaatatcgaattggtttgtggctgacttagcttggggccaaatgcatgaattggcatatggccaagtcaactgtggacgaattgatttggccgaatccacctgcttccatgctgaccaggaagtgccgaaaaattacgtacttttacaaggcaaaaagcaacttttctaggcattgttgacatggtgctttcgcccaaaaaggtttcctactataaagacctaacttttgagatggtttgtatgtttgaaggtgcaaaattaacaataagcttaaaatcatggcccggtttaccgccgagttttgcaagtcatcattaacagatgacgtcagacacttatctctgtcttgataatatcgacataagtcttgatagtaatacgctgttttacttagcctatctggtggcagcagcattttctacagtcacgtgataatggcgccggcggataatacacgggggaagccgacggtgtccacatcttttttttttctttctttttcagttttttgtattttatcagtacttggagctggtgggggagagaaagcattaaaatacattcaggaaaaaatacacaactcgaaccaaagatgaaggctccatttcaaaatcaaaattacaacaacaaaaaaaacacaaaaaaaaaaccaccagacaatgagcaggttcaaagacccacagaaggaagatgaaaaaacagagtcctgaccctatccgaatcctattttgacctttacacaaataaaccaccagcccccttcttcatcacatacaatgtttttataaaaaacatccagcatgtccagtgttaattaaacaaaaatctttttgtattgcgctggtataggagttgcaagggcctgatactttgctgatatcgaatgatgaaattcgccatcttcctcctgtgaaaaaatttgacgaatagaaggctgacgttgcgccaaaacacgcaCGCCTTaatatgtaagtgtataattaggcctatttaatgataaaatgaactaccactaaatgttcttgtcagtgctgcagtgcaaaacttctctttaacattacattaaaataatagttacattgtaaattggaactgacaccaatttttttcaggaatacttgtttttAATGCGatgtatgatacacattttatggtaaatgattaacaatttacaattttgacacatgaaaatttgaccttttgtattgaagatatttcATAAAAGACCTacaatatcgtgaatttcaacacaaaaaaaagataaaattatTTTATCATAGGAGGACATTCCTTGTATGTGGCCGAGCCCTTAATCTGTATTACCAATACCAGActttaaactagagcggttctcgggttgcgcggttttcggcatacgcggttggtgtgtaaggttgttgggtgatggtatggtagtggttgtgtttaaatgtgagtttcttttcagaaccatgtatgggcgaagcctggatggggagtgtggggtgattaaataatgaaataataatatggaaatgtaataggccgcacagctgtgtaatgtttatgttttacaagatgcccggGTTGGAatatgggatatcccctcgtggtgtcgagttcacaacaggtgttggtattgctttaccaaaacggCCCCACCGTGTGTTGGACAGTCTGTCCCTACTCGACGCTCTTCCGATCTAACAAGACATATTGCGGGcttcatccaccaagtttcatgcacatacgacagattttagtaatttgaccccagatgaccctgggtgacctcggatgacaccgaaatgaccttccaataatttgactctaagtgttgactatacccaccaagtttcgtgcccatatgacagtttttagtaatttgacctcagatgaaccctgggtgaccttggatgaccccgaaatctattcagctctgtaagaacatcaactacaaatacaattgaccaagtttaggcgatacaccatgttgttaaaacccctgtagactagtttcatttctcagccgaccccctccctccctgccagaaacgtaataatggaatgttgaaaattttgacataataataataatgacacattcttcagaccgatgtttttgtacaaacgtaatcgagtattttaccactcccccctaaacgaaactagtttcgtttataggacgtcattgatcttttgatttgttccctaatactcggcatcattgcacatgttgacttccaaacttcatcacaacataaacttcgaaaatgatccattcatactgtcccatttattgacaccttcggtttgtatcaattgccagtgagcaaaatacacgtgctctgttcactatataCGGCAAGATATAGGTAGCTATGTgaacgatattacaacctctaccttgctgcatttgatttgcagttctgacacCTGCGCCGGTTTAACCAACCAGGTCATacctttggagcggggctagacagggatgacagaatgctgtgtcgtcataaattaaataaaatttattacttttggtaaacaagggttgtctgagaagaaaaaatgtggaaaggtgagaccaaaatgaaaaaaagcgaagaaaaaacagaaggggaaaatggggagGAACaggatttcctttctccatgcacaaaattaaaatgttgagatttaaagttttcatttttcgttggaaagggtgtgcacgagtgattgcgtattgaaacaaacgttaacaaacaaaaacaaaattccctaaattgttacgccaaaataaaaaatttaatcttggtaaatttttggctctacgtaaagtttggaaggatttttgtttctcaaaaaaaaaaaaaatctgatgtcataatgagtcaaaagatgtatgttttgtatcgtaaatgaagtaaaaattatgatgcgcagtgaatATGCCACCttttaaatttctaatcttagtATTTCgtcttttgtcaaaattcaaaagtatgtgatggctgatttattgctcaaccacacaaagtatttagttttgtttagttgtggcgttaaaatacccaaacaattaggtttccgacgatacagttctttcagggacaccctgtatatagcatgtttgtactacaatattgattttattgaaggtcactggtaaataaacacttgatagtctgtgcctcgggccagactgtatgtggctatcacgatgtttgttcggatcgcccgacataaattggctgtgtaggagactaggtctgtgcaaacaaagaACGACTTTATAGTGAGTGCGagcgtttccaaaaagcaacacaaaagcaaacaaaaaatacacccattgcccgctatttacagcacgaaatgaacgactctaatcatataccgcacgaaatgaacgacacTACTCatctgcggcaattccccaatggtgcataggcctatactatacacgtatttttattcgtgcatttgacggacttaggtgtttttgttttgttaaatttctcctctcctgaagacatattattatagaaaatctatctacttcttcattcgcatacatactatataccatgcaactttcaatctacacagtggctagataacctgtcaaacgtgcgaacaaatattgcaaaacaaaattaaagtatggctctagCCTATGGCTAACGCCCATACAAAAAATACAGGTCTGCATCTAATAGTACAAAATGTGAAGTTCATGGTGaagttaatatttttttaatttcataaattTGAAGTTTGTTTCTTCCCCCAACACAATCATGAATTCTGTACAAGAGGCTACTCAGACTGGAAATGCAATAAGATGCAAATTGACCACACACAAACAATTCTTGCAACACGTACTATGTACCAAAAAGCCGAGGTCAATTTTATTGCAACCATCATCCACCAGGTATATCAGTttaataaaattatacaaaaaacaTCCTTTGAAAAAGGTAATTTTacataaaaagtaaaattttacaagTTACAATACAAGTCAGTTTTGTTATGTtttcaattattatttttttagccgAAATATCTCCCATTAAAAGAAGTTCCTTCAACCGTAGACATAGTCTATGCTTCCACGTGGATTAGtaatatcagagaagatgagaatatttACATATTATTTAAGGAATCGGgtatcaacgtttgcacagtattttttgtgggacctgagagcacatcagacatatcgaattgcattctgaatacgatgaatgtcctgatatcaaataatttttttattttttttgtattcgcgatataatacaaattttatgccaaattattaaatttagtatttttttatatttatgatatttaacagtcctcaaagtaatctttataaatctaatgtacttaaagtgtatgcccGGGAGTGTATGTAGCTGAATGAAAAGCcggccatcaattgaaaattctgacatTTCATAATTGAAGATATAcgtagacgaatccaatttcacgcattcctatacctcaatagttgggtccccgtcggctcaatctcatgCACCTAAAATGttaataatgcggccttggagggtattttaaactgcattctatcacccgtgttacacatagacaaaaggatgatgacagtttacaacacaaaagaatctaacatcgatttttaagcggttttttggtgttgcgggaacccaaagatggccgaccaaatcctgaccatgacttggctcgttggattcgtctatacttttTCCCcgaaagacctacatttttgggggaatctgtatcttcaatacgaaaggtcaaaattttcaacgatcgtcggcttttcatctcacctacatacactttaagtacgtatcattagatttacatattttactttgaggactgttaaatttcaacaCAAGAtaataatcatttgccataaaatttgtattatgtcgcgaattttaaaaaatcaaaattatttgatgtcagtaggacattcatcgtattcaaattgcaattcgatatgtttgatctcaggtcccacaaaaaatacgtgaaaacatcGCTAGGCCTTAattaaaagagcatttcgtgatccacagcatcatccccccacttttctcaaaagaagttgagatttttatatcactggaaacctctggctacataatgtttatgtacaaaatatttcttgcagattaatgcgTTTCtatagcaaagatatcgtgaaatttgaatttcgttctggtagggtaacttggggcaaattgggacacagggtaatttgggacagtgatttcagaaatacttttataccttaaaatggtcacattttgcccatttttgtaacaaaagaactttgataacaatgtctatttatatttccaaccatttaaaagtaccattcttcattaaacaggaacttctgagggccgtaagcttataacacatcaaaatgagtattccatttttttgtcatgtctaagcagaggtcacgacttgaggctaaatatctgaatcaatggcggcgaattagtgtttctcaaattaaaaaataacttctaagccacctttttcaattaaataagacaaaaattgtTACTCTTTCCTtcgaaaattataaaaaaagatttcttttagaaatgtgtcaaattggggtaaaatgggacgccattgatttactgtgtgctaactcgcactgtcccatttgccccaacaaaaaaatcccttagtaaatcaatggcgtcccattttaccccagctgtcccattttaccccagcctctTTACAGCAACAATTTCGCCTTAAAGActccttaataaaataatgaagccggagGCAGACGGGCACCATTTTTTGTGAAACGTTAGTCTACTAGACTCTTGgtgatgtacattttgttttgtagtggtcacttgtcgcaagttgtcaggtattagtattatagccgagtaaaatctggtggggcaTGATGGGACATTAGGTGGTCCAATTTTCCCCACTTCCccctataccagaacgaaattacaacacattgtctatggagcagtgtaatacacataatcttgcataactcgcaaacacaaaatcggaatcaactgaaattttgggaataagctttttttgttgatatctactgataaatatcataaaaagaggatgctatgatcacgaaatactcctttaaagctaTGTTGCGTCCGATACCATCGGACTTCATCCGACATCTGATTTGGGGTGGTGGTGTGAAAGACGGCGAAGAAGGCAATGGGCCCTTCAACAGATCTTCTGTCATCGAAGGGAGTACGCCTGAAATGAGGTGGGGACTATACAATAGGCCCGGGCAGTAGGCCTAACCTATACCATCTGACAATGTCGGTCCATGCGCAGGGTAGATCCAATTTTAAGGGCAAATGCGACTCTATTGGTCACTGGGGTGCCCAAAACAGAATCGCTAACAATCCCCTCCGCCCTTGCACATGCATGCCGTGTGAAAGTCCCACTTTGCGGGCTGCTCCACTGTCTCCTAGATGGACTCCCTAACTCCTCTCAAGCCTCTGCTGTAATGAAAAGTGCTGGGTGTTTTCGTTACATGCATGGATGTACATAGCGGAAACGGTTTCATTTATAAGATGACATGAGGTCCCATATTGGTATCAGATCGGACACGTAACATAGCAAAGTTAGTTGCAAAAATTtagtttcattaattaaaaaaaatgtttaaaacagcTCCACCGTTTTAATGACCGATATTCAAACATCATGcaaatattgtaggcctacattctttTTCTGAGATCGTTTCTGATGAAATGTAGGTTATAATATTGTAACATACATCGTCATAACGTCATAgtttacaatattttaatataCTCCATGTCAAAAAAAACTGTTTGAGAAGTATAAACTTACATACAGCTCTCTGAcaacaatttacatgttttgtCAGAATATACTATTTTGTCACTCTGGAAATACTATGAGCTCGTATTGTAATAATGAGTGTTACTGGTGGATTTCTGAAGATGTTTAATACTTCACGACCATAATTATTTTATGGTCGGCTACAATCGCCAACATTACAGTTTTTCCTTCGCTTGTTTGATCTCATCCTTTCGCCTTCAGCGACATACTCAGGACATTCGTTCCCAGCAATGCATTCAAGGATCTTCAGCGCTTCCCGCTCACCGCTGTTCATTGCTCCCTGGACGAATCCAAGGCTGTCAGCATCAGTCGCCTCCCCTGCAAAGAATACGTTACCAACGCGATGTTGTAGTTTGGGGAATTCTTTGCGATCTAGTTCAACAGGCCAGTTGCAGTATCCAGCTAGGTGAAGAGGGTCTTTTGACCAACTTTGGATAAGGAAGTCCGTAGCATTAGGCGGTTCTTCTAGCCCATACATCTTCTGCAGAACAGCTTCGACTTCAGCTTTGGTTTCTTCATCAGACTGCTGATCAACGCGAAGTGCGTCATCGCCGAGAATATGAATGGTCAAAACATGATTATCGGGCCATCGAGATTGTTGACTTTGAAAGACATCAAAGTTGAAGAAATCTGGGTAGTAATTGTATTGTTCATGGACATTCATTATCAGTTCGGCATCATCCCAGAATGGCTCAGCAAAGTTAATGAAGATAGGGTTGTAATACGTAACGGATGTCTTAAACAAGACATGCTTCTTCCAATCTGGTAACTCAGGAATATATTGAACGACTTCATTCTGAAACACACCAAGCGAAAATGTTACCAGGACACGGTCTCCGGTATACTCTGTCCCATCTGAGGTGGTAACTACTACCATGTCGGGATTGGAGTAGTCAATAGTCGTCACAACCTGGTTCAGTCGTACATGATCGGCAAACATTGCATCGTCGTATAGAAAAGGGGCAATGAATCGAAAGATTTCCGCGTAGCCGCGTTCATCGGTGATGTAATGAATATCTTCGACGTAATTCACAAAGATTGTCGACAAAAGCGCAGTAACAGAAGTGCGTTCCGATGTCGCGAAGTCAAAAGACAACCATTCAATCGCCTTCTCTAAAGCAGTTTTTGGATACCATCCTCCTTCGAGAAGCGCGGTGCGTTGAGAGA contains the following coding sequences:
- the LOC140171208 gene encoding uncharacterized protein codes for the protein MAKLLLVFALFLKIIYGQDVDYSDNHAQVLILGAGSAGIQAAATLNENGMDDFIIIEGADYIGGRVKNANFNGQTINVGSQWASPGGGSEIVQKMIRDWGIEGHEIDVVSTVYRNCSGQLVPEEETNPIWGRLDAALAKATEIANYILDNDLPDISQRTALLEGGWYPKTALEKAIEWLSFDFATSERTSVTALLSTIFVNYVEDIHYITDERGYAEIFRFIAPFLYDDAMFADHVRLNQVVTTIDYSNPDMVVVTTSDGTEYTGDRVLVTFSLGVFQNEVVQYIPELPDWKKHVLFKTSVTYYNPIFINFAEPFWDDAELIMNVHEQYNYYPDFFNFDVFQSQQSRWPDNHVLTIHILGDDALRVDQQSDEETKAEVEAVLQKMYGLEEPPNATDFLIQSWSKDPLHLAGYCNWPVELDRKEFPKLQHRVGNVFFAGEATDADSLGFVQGAMNSGEREALKILECIAGNECPEYVAEGERMRSNKRRKNCNVGDCSRP